In Streptomyces sp. NBC_01408, one DNA window encodes the following:
- a CDS encoding NADH-quinone oxidoreductase subunit D — MTETTVGIGGAAESTDMVLNIGPQHPSTHGVLRLRLVLDGERIVSAEPVVGYMHRGAEKLFEARDYRQIVMLANRHDWLSAFSNELGVVMAVERMLGMEVPVRAVWMRTLLAELNRVLNHLMFLGSYPLELGGITPIFHAFREREELQAVMEEISGGRMHYMFNRVGGLKEDLPAGWLGRAREAIADVRTRMDVYDKLVQGNEIFRARTRGVGVLSAEAVHAYGVSGPIARASGVDFDLRRDEPYLAYGELQDVLKVVTRPEGDCLARFEVLLDQTHNALDLAVACLDRMAELPPGPVNQRLPKVLKAPEGHTYAWTENPLGINGYYLVSKGEKTPYRLKLRSASYNNIQALAVLLPGQLVADMVAILGSLFFVVGDIDK; from the coding sequence ATGACGGAGACCACGGTCGGCATCGGCGGTGCGGCGGAGAGCACCGACATGGTGCTCAACATCGGCCCCCAGCACCCTTCCACGCACGGCGTGCTGCGCCTGCGCCTCGTCCTGGACGGGGAGCGGATCGTCAGCGCCGAGCCGGTGGTCGGCTACATGCACCGCGGCGCCGAGAAGCTCTTCGAGGCCCGCGACTACCGCCAGATCGTGATGCTCGCGAACCGCCACGACTGGCTGTCCGCGTTCTCGAACGAGCTCGGCGTGGTCATGGCCGTCGAGCGGATGCTCGGCATGGAGGTCCCCGTGCGGGCCGTGTGGATGCGGACGCTGCTGGCCGAGCTGAACCGCGTCCTGAACCATCTGATGTTCCTCGGTTCGTACCCGCTCGAACTGGGTGGAATCACCCCGATCTTCCACGCGTTCCGCGAGCGCGAGGAGCTCCAGGCGGTCATGGAGGAGATCTCCGGCGGCCGCATGCACTACATGTTCAACCGCGTCGGCGGCCTCAAGGAGGACCTCCCGGCCGGCTGGCTCGGCCGGGCCCGCGAAGCGATCGCCGACGTCCGCACCCGCATGGACGTGTACGACAAGCTGGTCCAGGGGAACGAGATCTTCCGCGCCCGCACCCGCGGCGTCGGCGTGCTCTCCGCCGAGGCGGTGCACGCGTACGGGGTCTCCGGCCCGATCGCCCGCGCCTCCGGTGTCGATTTCGACCTGCGCCGCGACGAGCCGTACCTGGCCTACGGCGAGCTCCAGGACGTCCTCAAGGTGGTCACCCGCCCCGAGGGCGACTGCCTGGCCCGCTTCGAGGTCCTGCTGGACCAGACGCACAACGCCCTCGACCTGGCCGTGGCCTGCCTGGACCGGATGGCGGAGCTGCCGCCCGGGCCCGTCAACCAGCGCCTGCCCAAGGTGCTGAAGGCGCCCGAGGGGCACACGTACGCCTGGACCGAGAACCCCCTCGGCATCAACGGCTACTACCTGGTCTCGAAGGGCGAGAAGACCCCGTACCGGCTGAAGCTGCGCAGCGCCTCGTACAACAACATCCAGGCGCTGGCGGTGCTGCTCCCCGGGCAGCTCGTCGCGGACATGGTGGCGATCCTGGGCTCGCTGTTCTTCGTGGTCGGCGACATCGACAAGTAG
- a CDS encoding arylamine N-acetyltransferase, translated as MTPGIFAGYLRRLGFAEPPRPTAEALFALQRAHVERVPYENVDIQLGRTPGLDPVQSALRIAEGRGGYCFHVNGAFAALLESLGYDVTRHVGGVHHDPEARTVTGDHLALTVRVGGAEYFVDTGLGDGPHEPLPLRAGTHRQGDFRYVLEPLEGPEPGWTFLTSYGPCPVTVFRSAPAALANFEAEHIRLSTSPESGFVRTLVMIRRDAESIDVLRGRVLGRIDPAKGPSERELTTPEELYEVMATVFGRALDDLTPVDRAALWDQVSRAHETWLAARAG; from the coding sequence ATGACTCCTGGCATATTCGCCGGCTATCTGCGGCGGCTCGGCTTCGCGGAGCCGCCCCGCCCGACCGCCGAGGCGCTGTTCGCCCTTCAGCGGGCCCATGTGGAACGGGTCCCCTACGAGAACGTCGACATCCAGCTGGGCCGCACACCGGGCCTCGACCCGGTGCAGTCGGCGCTGCGCATCGCCGAGGGCCGCGGCGGGTACTGCTTCCACGTCAACGGGGCCTTCGCGGCGCTGCTCGAATCCCTCGGCTACGACGTGACCCGGCACGTGGGGGGCGTCCACCACGACCCCGAGGCCCGCACGGTCACGGGGGACCACCTCGCCCTGACCGTCCGGGTCGGCGGGGCGGAGTACTTCGTCGACACCGGGCTGGGCGACGGGCCGCACGAGCCGCTGCCGCTGCGCGCGGGCACCCACCGGCAGGGGGACTTCCGCTACGTCCTGGAGCCGCTGGAGGGGCCCGAGCCCGGCTGGACCTTCCTGACCTCGTACGGGCCGTGCCCGGTGACCGTCTTCCGTTCGGCGCCCGCCGCCTTGGCCAACTTCGAGGCCGAGCACATCCGGCTGTCGACCTCCCCCGAATCCGGCTTCGTACGGACGCTGGTGATGATCCGTCGGGACGCGGAGAGCATCGACGTGCTGCGCGGGCGGGTGCTCGGCCGGATCGACCCGGCCAAGGGGCCGAGCGAGCGCGAACTGACCACGCCGGAGGAGCTCTACGAGGTCATGGCCACCGTCTTCGGGCGGGCGCTGGACGATCTGACCCCGGTGGACCGGGCGGCACTGTGGGACCAGGTCTCCCGGGCCCATGAGACGTGGCTGGCCGCCCGGGCCGGCTGA
- a CDS encoding ABC transporter substrate-binding protein, producing MSKSTRVLGAAMGAVALTASLTACGGDSLEKSQGGSSSSASSPAGAGGKGSLVIGAAGFTESNVLAELYAQVLKGAGYDTSIKTVNNRELYEPSLEKGEIDVVPEYAATLAEFLNAKVNGPKAPEEKPVASSDVAATVAALEKLAAPLGLKALPAGGAVDQNAFAVSREFAGKNNLKTLSDLGKSGLKVKIAAGDECSVRPFCAPGLKKTYGIEVSGIDPKGVGTPQSKQAVKDGADQLALTTTTDATLDSYGLVLLEDDKKLQNADNVLPVVNAKDAGAPEIAAALDQLTAVLTTADLVDLNRKVDAERAKPADVAKAFLESKGLLKK from the coding sequence ATGAGCAAGTCCACGCGCGTCCTCGGCGCGGCAATGGGTGCGGTGGCCCTGACCGCCTCGCTCACCGCGTGCGGCGGCGACAGCCTGGAGAAGAGCCAGGGCGGAAGCTCCTCCTCTGCTTCCTCCCCGGCCGGGGCGGGCGGCAAGGGCAGCCTGGTGATCGGCGCGGCCGGGTTCACCGAGTCCAACGTGCTGGCGGAGCTGTACGCGCAGGTCCTCAAGGGCGCCGGGTACGACACGTCGATCAAGACGGTCAACAACCGCGAGCTGTACGAGCCGTCCCTGGAGAAGGGCGAGATCGACGTCGTCCCGGAGTACGCGGCCACGCTCGCCGAGTTCCTCAACGCCAAGGTGAACGGCCCGAAGGCGCCGGAGGAGAAGCCGGTCGCGTCGAGCGACGTCGCGGCGACCGTCGCGGCCCTGGAGAAGCTGGCGGCCCCGCTCGGCCTGAAGGCGCTCCCGGCGGGTGGGGCGGTCGACCAGAACGCCTTCGCCGTATCCAGGGAATTCGCCGGGAAGAACAATCTGAAGACGCTTTCCGATCTTGGAAAGTCCGGGCTGAAGGTGAAGATCGCGGCGGGCGACGAATGCTCCGTCCGTCCCTTCTGCGCCCCCGGGTTGAAGAAGACGTACGGAATCGAAGTTTCCGGTATCGACCCCAAGGGCGTCGGCACCCCGCAGTCCAAGCAGGCGGTCAAGGACGGCGCGGACCAGCTGGCGCTGACCACGACCACCGACGCCACGCTCGACAGCTACGGCCTGGTCCTCCTGGAGGACGACAAGAAGCTCCAGAACGCCGACAACGTGCTGCCTGTGGTCAACGCCAAGGACGCGGGCGCCCCGGAGATCGCGGCCGCCCTCGACCAGCTGACCGCGGTCCTCACGACGGCCGACCTCGTCGACCTGAACCGGAAGGTGGACGCGGAGCGCGCCAAGCCGGCGGACGTCGCGAAGGCCTTCCTGGAGTCCAAGGGCCTGCTGAAGAAGTAG
- a CDS encoding TetR/AcrR family transcriptional regulator has product MAAAGTKTEPGTRERLVRTASRLMQHGGYENTPVKQLVREAGATLGSLYHFFPGGKQELAVAAIHFGGEEFAELLRAGLSTHPDPAEAVEALATTLARELEASDWRDGCPVTATALETLGRLPEIQAACAQAFANWQHLVAAKLLASGHPEPQARDLAATVVNTLGGAEVSAQVEQSRTPLLVAGRHLARLVASYAP; this is encoded by the coding sequence ATGGCAGCAGCAGGGACGAAGACAGAACCGGGGACGCGCGAGCGGCTGGTCCGCACCGCCTCCCGCCTCATGCAGCACGGCGGCTACGAGAACACCCCGGTCAAACAGCTCGTCCGCGAGGCCGGAGCCACCCTCGGCTCGCTCTACCACTTCTTCCCGGGCGGCAAGCAGGAGCTCGCGGTGGCCGCCATCCACTTCGGCGGCGAGGAGTTCGCCGAGCTGCTCCGCGCCGGGCTCTCCACCCACCCGGACCCCGCGGAGGCGGTCGAGGCCCTCGCCACGACGCTCGCGCGGGAACTGGAGGCCTCCGACTGGCGGGACGGCTGCCCCGTCACGGCCACCGCCCTGGAGACGCTCGGCCGCCTCCCCGAGATCCAGGCGGCCTGCGCCCAGGCCTTCGCCAACTGGCAGCACCTGGTGGCGGCGAAGCTCCTGGCCTCGGGCCACCCGGAGCCTCAGGCCCGCGATCTGGCGGCCACCGTCGTCAACACCCTGGGAGGCGCCGAGGTGAGCGCCCAGGTCGAGCAGAGCCGCACCCCGCTCCTGGTCGCGGGCCGCCACCTGGCCCGCCTGGTGGCCTCGTACGCACCCTAG